In Melanotaenia boesemani isolate fMelBoe1 chromosome 1, fMelBoe1.pri, whole genome shotgun sequence, the genomic window CTGACTGTCACGCATGCTCCCTACATTCCACTCCTGACCTTCATGAAGACTGGTGAGTACATCACTTCTCATGGTTGAAGGAATAATGAGTCTGCTTGATGGCAGATTTTCCAATAGCATGTCCACATATATATTTGTAACCTTCAGCAACTCCCTGTCAGCCAGTGATTGCTCCTTATTCACCGGAGCATGTGACAGTGTGTCGGATGACCACAGATACATCCCAGGGACATGAGAAGAATACTATACATACATGGTAAGAATACTGCATGAGGTGTATCCTAAACTGTTGGATCAGAGGAGGAAGGACATCCAATTGCTGTGACCCTAGCAAGCTCAGGAGAGGTTGCTGGTCAGTCTCCATCTGGCGCACACACGCCTGGTGGAAATGAGACATCAAAAAATAGACTCTGCGCGTATGTTTAGCGGAGAGCTGCTACAAGGCGCTTCTGGGATGCTCCTGACACATGCCTGGTGTGAAtaaaaccattgactaaaatggctgcgAATAACTGGAGGCTGTGGCGCAACCATAAAGTGGCACACATGTCCCTGGTGAAAATTGGGGGTTACCTTGACAACAGTGCCTCACGCAGATGTTTGATTCCCAAAAGGTAATATCATTTTAATGTGAGGCCTTCCTTCGAATCTGAAATGATGAAAGGTTGCTAGCAAAATTTCCTCTCAAAAACCTTCAGTTCACAGTGCGACTGAATCCATTTTAAAGCTTTGACTTATTAACAACCTCAGTCCCTGAAAATCCCCGGAAGCAGTTCGACACACATAGACTTCGTAACGACTCAGCAGTTGGTGTCGATATCTACGTTAAAGGCTAGATGCTTCATGGCCGAGCTTTGAACGTTCTCACTTGGCGGCCATTTTGCCACAGGTTTGCTCTCTTGCGGGATCCGTGGTATCCGAGGGAAGGTGAGTGATCTGCACgaaaaaatattcttatttcGCTAAAATCTTGACAGATTAAAAAACGGTTTGGTTTTTACAAAAGTTATTAACGTGGCTACAATTCTGGATACTTGAACGTGTtgaaattgcagcttttgtctttgaaaaatgatttaaacttGCAGCATAGTTGTGTTTTCCATCAGAAGGCACAGTAAGGctcatcagagcagcagagtgGCTCATTCACCCGGCATCTGCAAGTTCCAGACAATCACAGCTGCTTGAGGTCCTGTACATTGTACGGAAGAGGATCAGGTCAGAGAATGTGTTTTTGCTCGAGGAGCACATTGGCTAACCACAGTATGGCACAGACAGTCGCCACCATATGCTGCTGACATTAgttgtgtgtttctttaaactAAGGCTGAGCCACATTGCTAAGatgacagagaaacaacatgcaCCAAAAGCTTAACAACACAGTCCTTTTCAAAGGGTTTTAGCCAAGCCTGTCATGAAGGCCGATCTGCCTCGCCTGCAGCTCATGCAATCAGGCTCATCTGATCCACCTGGACCCTTGAGTgctcactctcctcacctgtttgTCACCCTATTTAACCTCCCCTCAGTCTCtacttccctgccagatggtcagcaaaAATCATTGTTTGATATCCAGCATTATTGTCTTTAgattcctgtgtttgacccTGCTACATTTCCTGGACTCCCTGCTGCCTGATTCCCTATCAGATTTTCCTGCTCTCTGCCTACCTGGATAATGACCCCTGTTTGGACTGACCACCGTTCTCTGCCTGGCCCTGTTGAGTATTCCTTAAGTGTTGATTTGGATAACCAATAATTCAATAAAACCCTGTTAAAACTttaactgctgtgtgtgtggctgaattccCAGGTCCTCCTACATTAATCATTAcacaagtcatgttttttagGTTGTGTGTATATCTCCATGTGAATATTTCCACAATAGTGTAGTTCTCTGTACAAGGTGGGGATTTCAACAAGCTGCATTCCTGGATGTATATGTGTAAATCTTGTACATATCTTGTTTTCCaaatgtcacttttatgtcCAAGATTTTAGACATTGAAGAGCGTGCAAATAAAGTATTATGTGTTAATATATCactattatttcagttattacatgtttaaattaaacatggtatatctatctatctagcatTCTGTACGCTGAGTTTTAGGAGcttaaatattgatttaacataCCTTTGTGCATATGTATATTCACTGCACCTATTTTCATATGAAAGTCCATGGTTAAAGCGCTGCTCTAGAATCTTTATAAGTATGCATTGTCATTGCAACATAATTTAAAACTAACCAAACcttttgaaaatgtattaaGTAAATGGAGTTCCAGCCATAGACTGTATGGCTCCAGCTATGCCTTCATTAAAATTCCAGAGGCATAGTCTGGAAATGAGTGCACATAACCCATTCaagcacaaacaaaaacttttccaAAGACTTCCTTCTAAAGGTGACATGTCTGTGAAATTGCTCCAGTCCTGTCATGTGCAAGGACAAACAACCTCTATAAGAAAATGTCTGCTTTACCACTGCAAATGGAGGATAAATATGATCAGTCTTAGATTTTTAGATGAAAACAACGGACAGGGGTTGCAAATTAGCCTTGGCTAGAAACCTTTATGCAAggcatttatataattttataaagCAATGTTGTATGCATTTATCCCTGTTTGAATAAACGTGTCAATGCTCCCTCAAATGAATGTAAAATCAGCATGTCAAATATTATTTGTTGCTATGTCTGATTATAAAGATGCAACAGTGTTGGAGCAAAACTGCTTCACAATCTGGTCTACAACTTGTCCACTGAGGATTTTaatgaacaatttaaaaaatccatACAAGATAAATCTTAAGTCCTGACATGTTCTCTTGGGCTGTAATGAAATCTGTTTCCactgaaatttttttttcaaatgtgcaaaatacaaaattggtaactgttttgtcattttaaacatgtaacaTAACTAActttcattatcattatcttTTGACTGGCAGGTTAtctcaaactgttttttttttttttataatttgtatAATTATTACATACTTTATGTATTTGTTGCAGCAATTTATAAAATGTCCCCAATTTAAGGATAAttcttttttataacatttatatttctcatttatCCTAAAGATGATCATTAAGAATGTGCATGATTTAATTTTGGAGTATTgtgcatcattttgttttacttcaaATTCAGgctggtttattatttttaaaagtctttaatatactgtattttttgttcttttcaattatgttttttttaaagtgttggTTAAATGTTTGGGGCTATTATACATAATTGTAAACTATTCAAACTTTTTTCTAATCCTTTTACCTGTTCTAGTTTGTAATAAATTGTTACTTTCATCTGTTTgggtcataaagaaaaaacaaaaagaagaaaatctttctctttctaTAAAAAGACTATCTATACTTTGGCGACCTCTGGTGGCCTTTATAAGGAAATAAGCAAgacacacgtatatatatagGTGGGCAAGATACGTCTTTACGTCATCAAACGTGGACAGGAAGTAATCTGAAGCATTGGACATCATGGCAGAATACACAGACCCACGTGAGTTTTGTAAATAgtcaaacaaattatttaaaaacttaagCAGATAAAAAATTGAAACACTTTTTGTTTggcaatgtttgtttttaagcatTTGATCACCAAATTTAGCGTTTAGTCTCGTTACACCTACGTAAGCAACACCTTTCTCAGTGTTAACGGTTGTAACGTTGATGCTATCGATATAAACGGTTTATTTTGTGGCTCTTACATTAAGAAATCTGTAAAGCAGTTTCATTTTGCCAGACGACGATAGAGCTGCCGAGGAGATGCCGGAACTCTCTGATGGAGATGATGACGCTGATGATGACCAGTGGCAGTGGATGGAGGAAGGCAATCAGCCAGTTACTTGTCTGTTCTGTGACAGGTGAGATATCATTTTCTTCCTTAGGAGTATACcagttataaaaataaacacaagtagGTACTTTATGAAATTAAGAGGCATGAGACATGTagtaaatgtagacatttttttcCGGCATGCgctcttattgtttttatttattgattttattagaTTGCTAAGCTCTGTAGCCGCCACCCTGCAGCATTGCACAGCTGAACACCAGGTCAACCTTGCAGATgtaataagaaaacacagtaagtGCACACTGATGTCTCAGCTTAAAAAAAGACCACATGATTATTCCATCAGTTGAAGGGGATTTCCTTATCTTTTCTTCATTAGGATTAGATGATTATGGCTACATAAAAATGATCAACTTCATACGGTCAACAGTAAGTACTTTTGCCATTGcatcacatcttttacacaCACTGCTGAGGTTTAGTGTTTCATATTTTGTAAATACTGCACTGACTTCTTTTGAATTGCCTTATAACTGATgtatttgtttgtgtggttAGAAATGTAGCTCATCTTGCCTGTCAGGGCTGCCAGATGGCCCCCTACCCTGGGAGAGTGAAGACTTCTTGCGACCAGTGTTGCAGGATGACCCGCTTCTTCAAACGGGTACTGCTACTTCTCTCTATTTAAGCACACATATGTTATTTCTATTGTTATTGCAGTTTGTTTAACGCATttctgtcctgcaagtttttgCATACAGCGCCATGGCTAAATATCTGCACATCTGTGATTATATTTATCAGCACTACCAAAATAGCCGTTTTAATTTAAGTCAGATTAAATAGATTTTACTACACCAgtatgaaatttaaaaagtgaaagtcaaaagcagtaaataaaaaattttctttgttttaaattaaatcaggcTGATCACTTGTatcatttaaaatcttaaaataattttttttgcaGCCTTGTGAAGTCTGATAAATACAATAgaaacctttaaataaacagtTCACTTATAGTTACTCCAAAACTTCAACAAAAGCAAATTTAAGACAAAATAGGTCAAATTAAAGATTGCTAAGCCATTTTCATTAAAGATAAGGTAAATCAGACATTAgtgttgtaatttttttcataaaaatgccAAATAACATCATTCgttcaacattttcttttctagtgaggaaaaaacaaacatttggtctcatatttaaaatgattgacTTTAAACTTTAGCTTTGTAGATTTTTTGCAACATAACTTAAATAAAAGGAATTATAAATAATCCATCCTAAATAGTCATTTTATCTCATTTAATTGACACATGATCAAATGTCTTCAATGCTCTCATCAGAACTAAGATCTTCAGAGTCTACGTGTGAGCCTGTTAACTCTGTGTACTCACAGTTCCCGCAGCTCGGTGTTTGCATTTGTGCATAAACTCCGGCCTGCATGAGAACAAACTACCTCCATGTCAGATTTCAATGGCACTCACCTCCTCTTTGGTTCTTGACATTCTCTCCaacctccttttcttttcttgtaaccAGCCTTGTTTTTTACGCCTTTCAACCAAAACATGTTTCAGTCTACAtgtcttttagtttatttaaaattagctcctcattcagctgcactttgtacAAGCATTAGTTCATAAACAACATCATTTTCCATGGATTTCCACTAGTTTCCATGAATGTATGATACATCACAGAACAGTGCTCCTGTGAATTGTAGTACTAGCAATGCCCGGACACAACTACAGGAATTTGCAGAATTTACCTGCCAAACTTAATGTATATTTAGAGCTCTTATTTCTGATTGTCAAAACTGGTGTTTATATGTAATAAAGCGGCAAACAGAAGCAAGAAGAAGATTGTTTTCCcctaaaatatttatcagtgaCCATGTTTGTGAGCATCTTTTATATTCTGAGGCCATTTTTAAAATCAGGTGTAAACTTGCACATGTGGCTTTACCCACTTGTGATCTGATCacccttatttatttatttattttttgtttgtttgtttgtttacaactgTAACTAATTTTGATTGTATCCCCTGGTTAGAATAGATGTTATTTCAGATCTTGGCAGTACAGTAAGTAAACTTTAACCACAGGATGGATTACAGGCAGCTTTAGtggttacattttaaataaaacctctGAATAGCTTGAGaatattctagtttatatttttctcaAGTTCTTTAGCAAAAGTAAAGAGATAAAGTTTTGTCAGTTacctaaaaaaataatttaattttaccgAAAAATCTGTTGCTTCCCCcctctgtgtttctgtcagaCCCTGAGGAGCTCTGTAGCGGTGAGGGGACGTGCTCGTCAACATGTCCGTCGTCCAGAGCTGAGCCTCACGATGTCCTCCTGCACAAGGCACAAGCTGCTGAGGAGAGAGCTCGCTGTTCAGAAGAGGCACTGGCTAGAGCCATGGAGGATCTACACAAACTCAAGTCAGTtactttccagatgtttttttcaaaagctGGGATTCTTTAGGCTTTTGAGAACTTAGAATGTGCTTAGTGCAGTTTTTTGCTTCTGCATCACCCTCTTTGGGCCAGCAGGGGGACACAGTGAACTCAGTATGACAAACATTAAATTGACTACCTTGTGGAACAAGTTTGGAGCAAGgggaaagattaaaaaaaaaagaagggaaggGAAAATTCCACTGCAGTAGGGGAGGCTGAAGTGAGGATAGGAGGTAGGTAGGGGGCAATAAGGGAAAATTACAGAAAGAGAGCTGGTGAGGTGGATGTGGAGGAGAGTTAGGAAGATGAATGCTTCCCATCTCCTCCATTTACAACTTCGTCCTGCATGAAGGCTGTGTGTGCCTTCCACTTTctggtttctgcttttgtcCTATGTCCTGACATGCAAAGTTACCTGCAGATTTGTCTGCCTTTGTTTCAGGCTCCTGGCCCAGGGTTTGGTGCTGAATGCAGAAACCAGTAAACCCAGTAACCTGGGCACTGTGGCTGAGCTTCGTGAGGATGAGGACGAGGCCTACTTTAGCTCCTACGGTCATTATGGCATCCACGAGGAGATGCTGAAGGTCTGAGTTgtgcaaacaaacacatgtgCATGCACTTGTCAAGCTTGCTGGTCTCATTAGTCTTGTGTGTCCTCTGGGGAAAATAAGTATCTTTACAGTGGGGGAAGCGCCTCAGCGCTTGCTGAAAAACTTTGCCGCAGCATATAAATGAGCACGATGCACAGGGCATGACAAATTCTTAAAAGTGAGAAATGAGCTATAACTGCTGCGCTCTCACGTGAACAATCACACTTGccacagaacataaaaaaattattttacacacttTAAAGCACTGAAACCTAAAGTGTCAGTGCAGGCTGAAGGGgcttctgtgtgtttgcatgggTTGGGGGGGATTAgcgctttctctctctccactGCACTGTTCCACTTACTGCAGTACTTAGACATATTCCTGCTGGCTACCCTGATTGGTGCGTAGCTCTGTTAAGTTTTGCATTGCGTGTGCGTCAGTCTGAAAACTCCATCATAGCCTCGGGAGGGGCCAAAAAAACGTGACGTAGGCTTTGCAGTAGAATGCGGTCAACTGTTACTTGGGTCCGAGTCAAGTGCATCACTTATGACGCAGCCTGTGTGTGATTGAGGCCTTTTCTTTGGAAGAGGATGatgggtcttttttttaattttttttatttatttaagtcagaGTGCTTAAACAGAAGTAATTTCCTTTATAGCAGTCTGATGACACAGAACGTTTGACTTGTGACAGCAGTTATTTATTGCGACACACCACAGCATTATGGATTTCTGCTGTTGTAAAATTTGGATAGTGACTTGCGCAAACGTCATCATATTCatccacataaaaaaatgtacagattTATTTCCACATCACTGTGGACCAAaagtattttactgtaaatttaatAGATTCTGCAGCTTTCACCCCTCCAGAGAGTAGCTGCTTTGATTTGCGGGCAGATTTGATTGGCAGGCTAATTAGTGAGTCCTGACCTAACTTCCAAAAGGAAATTACCAGAGTCCCCTCTGGTTGTGTTCATCTCATAGATTTGCTATGAAATTTCCAAGAAATCCTCCATGTTCTGTTATGGTTTGCTGTATTCTGAAccgctatgaataaaatgtgtgaTGGTTTGACCTTTTATGGgcgtttattcttatttttgaaTCTTCTCTCTGCAGGATAAAGTGCGCACAGAGAGTTACCGTGACTTCATGTACAGCAACCCTGAAGTGTTCAGGGACAAGGTGAGCCAATGCAATGCAACGGAGGGTGTTTGCATTCATTTGTTTACAGGTGTGACTTTGCTAGTTTAATGTGCAGTGAAGCCTATTAAAAGGTAAACACCAGTGCGTTTTCCTGAGGAGACATTAATAAGGTGATAATGTCTGATTTAAAACACAGTATAGCTTTCCATTAGCAACTTGAGTGTCGACTGCAGAGTCCTgataacaaacacacaatccACCGTCAAAACCCACAACACCCAACAACCTCCACAAAAATCCCCTCTAACTCCCTCCCCCATCCCATCTCTTGCTTGCTGCTTTTAGTTGCAGGAAGCAGTGGTCTGTATCATGACCATCCATTATATGGGCGGCTGATGGTTAGTGCTGGGATAAGGCTGCAGAGGAAGGAGGCTGCTTGCGTTGATGGGAACGTACATTATCCCTGTCAGGTCGACACAGTCGGCAGAGAAGGAAGCATCTCCTTCTACAGTAACCGACAGACGGAGAAGAACACATGATGTTCTTATCTCCGATAGAGAAAGAACAAAGGAGTGTGTTCTGTTGTGTCAGCAGTGTGTTGGCAACCCTCTGTGAACTCATAAAAACAGCGGGAAGCTTACTGAGAGTCACCTTAAATAGAGAAACAGCTAAAACCAGTGTTaaatataggtgggtgtgtcgTCACTCTCATGTCTGAGCCATTTAACACCAGTTGGAGGTGCAGATGAACAAATCCAAGCTTGAGAAAGAAACGGTCATTTCCAACATGAAGCAAGCTCATCCTTTCAAACAAATAACTTGATTTAGATTAAATAACTAAACCTTCACAATTGGTCTACAAACACAATAGAAATCAACAGCAGCTAAACATCACTCGTCACTTATTGGTTGAGATGTGCACAGTTCATAACTTCTCCAGCAAGCCACCATGATAAATGAtgcttcttttttgtgttttattacaaGCGGATGCATCAgtaaagaagagaaagagaatgttgtttgtattttaatacAAACAACTGTTAGAACAACAGTTCATCTAAGCTGAAGAAGCTTTCAGGCTGGAAAGCCAAACACTACTCAAACTGCACAGTATACTgtgttgtgtttatatattttctttcacttagaattgaaaatatgttttttgtgtgtgtatgtgtgtgtactccaaataaatgtcaaaacttttttacaattaaaatctttaaaaaaaaaaacttccaaaaaTCCAAAGTTTTAGTGCAGGCCTCCTGAGAAAATAGCAATTTGCAAAACATCTAGATTATACTAACAGATTTTTGCTTCCTTCTGTGTCTGTAAAACAAACTGTTTGTATTCAGGCTATAATGAGCAGCCTTGCTCATTCTTCAGTATTTAAAGTAGGAAGTATGATTGGTGGTAAGAAACCAGCTTTTTTCTGTGGTCGCTTctgatttagtctttttctcTGAAACAGTGGAAGAGTCACCTAacccttaaaaaaatgttgcttttgctAACCTGTAAGTTTCTACATTCTcatatttttgcatgtttacTCAAGGTGCAtgtgttatcacttaaagattTATTTGCTGTAATTTACTTTGACTTATAAATTATGAAGCACTTGTTCTGTCTGGGGCATATAATGTGTACAAAGTTGAACAATTTGATAGCTTTCCAGAAattcagctgaaatgtgttgcaaatattttccacctTCTTATGCAGATGCATTAGTGGCGAGTGTGGACATTTGGGGCTGTATTCCTTGTGCTAGGAGTTGCTCTTAGTCATTAAAAGCTTCCCAGGGGAAATTGAAAGATtacattttagtaaaataaGTTATTCATAAAGCTCCTTAACTTTTAAAAGAGAACTTGATGTGAAAAACTTTCAGGAATAGTTGGGATGAGTAACAGTTTTAAGGGTTTcttaagcagcagaaaatgttttaaagacaaaGTGAACTGCTCCAGAGCGTTGCTGAAATGCTAAAGATAAGTTTGTGGAAGGGTCATGTAAATTTCTTAGTAGAGATGTGCTTACATCTCCAACACtgcaccatgttttttttttctccctcttcttttaactaATCACAGACAAAAGAATGTGTTCTGTTCTTGGCAACAAGGTCAGCCCTGCCTCTTAACTGAGATGAGTTCTTGTCTTTGACTTGCTCAGTTTCTCTGAGATTAATCGCGAGTCAACCATAAACTAAAACTTCAGTCAAGTTAGGAGCTCCCGGGAAGGATTCTCAGAGGGTTTATTAATACAGGCCTCTTTTACGGCCTTTTGTCCCAAGCTAAGAGTACAGTCAGTCTGTGCTATAAGCTAATAGATATGTAGATGTCTAGTTGGGCACtaggttgtttttttagtttgttttaatagGTCAGCAGTGATGTAAATGTCTGAATCAGTCCAAAGCAGTCAAAGCTGCGGCAGCTCTATGTGAAGTTAACGGGGTGTGCCCTTAGTTTGTAAAACTGCTTACAAATGATGTCATTGTCCATGTTTATTTACAGCTAATATTCAGGACTGAATACTGGTGGGAGGCTTTCCAGAGGAAACTccttttctatctttcttttcctgttttctcagttttttttccccctcacatCTTGCCCATAAATCCACATGTAGGTGCTGATGTGTTTCACTGATGATGCAATATTAACTAATTTGAATTAACCCTGAATTGCTCTGGTATTTCCTGTGAGCCCACATTTCTGTCATTGATACACCCTGTCACACCTTCCTACCTCCTCCTATTCCCATCCTGCAGGTGGTGCTTGATGTGGGCTGCGGGACTGGCATACTGTCCATGTTTGCTGCCAGAGCCGGGGCCAAAAAGGTTCTTGCAGTGGACCAATCAGAAATCATCTATCAGGCCATGGACATCATCAGGTGAGAGACATATACACTACAGTTTCAGCATGTCACCAGAATGATTTACAAGTTAACAGAATTTAATTCTGTTATGTGATCCTCACTTTGCATATGAAAGGGAGTGTGGACTGGCATTCTTCTTTTTGTGTACAGCTAAGGATTATGGGAACAGAGGTCTGCGTGCCCTCCAGctagatttttatttgttgcagTTGGTTGACTTCAATAGAGCCGCTGTCAGGAGCATCGCTGTAATGTACATAATTTACGCCAGCGGCCTGACTTGTTTGCCCCGTGTCTCTTCTCTCCTGCAGCAGCTACAGtctgaaacctgcagcaacGTCCACACAAACATGTAGACAAACCCCCTGTTGGTACCTTTTTAATATACTCCTCAGTCCAATTTCAGGTTTGCTGTGTTTCCAGTtttccagcagctgcttctccacATTGGAGTCCAtttacctccaccacagcctctgCTTTTACTGTGACTCCCTGCAACCACCATCACACCCCTGCctctaaaatacatttttgagtTAGGGTCCATTATGACTGCCATTATTACCATTATGTAAGAGAGTGTCGTATAAGCAAAACAACACGGTTTGCTAAGAGAAAAGGACGTTTTAATTTTACAGACCACTGGCTCACTGTTCAAGTGTGTGTCGACATGCCAGCGGTGAAGATacaggccaaaaaaaaaaaaaagctgcaattCCCCACTGCTGCTGCACCTTTTACACACTCGTTCACACAAAAGTATAAAATTGGCATTTTATATCTACTGATAGATGgtttataacttttaaagaattcatttttgtgtgtgtgtgagagccaTTCCTCTTGATGTGAATATCAGGATTGTAATTAAAGTGGTTCCTGTTGGTTGGACAGGAACATCCATCTCTTGTCGCTCTCCTTCAgcaaagtttaaatgaaaagcttGACGTGACTCTCCTCTTTCAGTTACTTCCTTAATGGATAATGTATAAATACCATTAAAAATTTGCCTGGAATTGTTAGATTATCTGACAGGATGCTTTACAGTGTGACAACAAAGAGGAGaaatatgagtttttttttctttttttttttccatgaaattcaGTTTTTCATAGCAATATGAAGTTAAGATGGATTTTTAGGATGCTTTTTAGCTGATGTTTGGTCAGAGAGGGCTGATCACCTTTTTCTGAACAGTAATATAGCATGGATGATTGAAATCTGACTGTTAAAGAACatcattacattaaaaaaacctGCCTTTTAGTCAGCTTCAGTGTATATAACTGTTTCAGTGAAATCATACAAACATATTTTGACTGTTTTCTAGGTTGTAATGGTAACAAAACTAATTTGTATGACAGTACTGGTTTCTCTCTCCCCTCACATACCTACAAAGCTTCACAGATACTGACACTCTCCCCAGAGTCCTGACATTGTCCTCTAAATTACCCCAATAATGAGATTACAGTGTTTCCCTCTTGTGAAAGGTAGAGGAGGAGGTGGGTTATGGGTGAGGGGTGTTGTATTCTGGGAGGAGGTGATAGCGGCAGTGGAAGAGCAGCTGAGAGGGGGGGAAAGACAGTTTTAGATAAGGATCGTTGCTAGAGAAATGCTTTCTGGGCTACTGTGAGTAATTGTTCTGTCCTCTGTAACATTAACTGCCATGATAATGGAATATTCACAGAGAT contains:
- the prmt3 gene encoding protein arginine N-methyltransferase 3; translation: MAEYTDPHDDRAAEEMPELSDGDDDADDDQWQWMEEGNQPVTCLFCDRLLSSVAATLQHCTAEHQVNLADVIRKHRLDDYGYIKMINFIRSTKCSSSCLSGLPDGPLPWESEDFLRPVLQDDPLLQTDPEELCSGEGTCSSTCPSSRAEPHDVLLHKAQAAEERARCSEEALARAMEDLHKLKLLAQGLVLNAETSKPSNLGTVAELREDEDEAYFSSYGHYGIHEEMLKDKVRTESYRDFMYSNPEVFRDKVVLDVGCGTGILSMFAARAGAKKVLAVDQSEIIYQAMDIIRSNQLEDKITLIKGRIEDIKLPVEKVDIIVSEWMGYFLLFESMMDSVLYARDLYLADGGSVYPDVCSISLAAVGDKLKHQDRIAFWDDVFGFNMACMKKAVVPEAVVEVVRADTLISEPTVIQTFDCNSVCLSELEFTSTFCLKITNSTDCTAIVGYFDIFFDKGCSNKVMFSTGPQVTKTHWKQTVFLLERPVSVQAGEELQGKISVRKNKKDPRSLLVTIDLRDRKQTYSLQ